TACCCGGCCCAAGGATGTCGATGAGCACTGGCAATCCTACAAGCAGAAGGATGTACACCCCGAGCAAATGCTGCTGTATGGGCATGGCGATGGTGGAGGCGGGGTAACGAATGAAATGGTTGCGTTCGCAGAGCGATCCCATTTCATGGTTGGGCAGCCCATCAGCAATTTCAGTACAGCAGGCGCGTTTTTCGAAGAAATTTCGAACAACAATCCTAAGCTGCCCAAATGGCATGGCGACTTATATCTGGAACTGCACCGTGGAACCTATACAACCCATGCGCGCAACAAACGGAACAATCGCAAAGCGGAGGTGTTGTATCGGGAAGCGGAAATCTGGGGGCAGTTTGCCGGAGTTGAAGCAGCTCAGTCGAAAAGTGATCTGGATGAAGGCTGGAAGCTGATTATGCTGAATCAATTCCATGATATTATCCCGGGCACGTCCATTCCCGAAGTATACGTAACATCTATGGAAGAGTATACGAAAGTATTCGCTCTGGGGACATCGGCTATGGATGGTACTCTTGGCCGTATTGAGGACCGCATTGCGACAGATGGCTTCGACGGTCTGTCCTATGTTGTATTTAATAGTCTGGGCTGGGAGCGGGGAGAAGTCGTTACGATTACAGGCGACGAGAAACTGAGCGGTATAGCAGCGTTTGACCATCAGGGTAATCGTCTGCCGAGTGACCTGGAGGCAAATGGAGACGCACTGACCTTGTCAGTCTATGTCCGATCTATTCCGGCCTTTGGATATACAACGTTATGGCTACGCCATGAACCGGAAGCCAATCTTCCTGCATTGAAGCAGGATGAATCTTTCCCTTCTGTCTGGGAAACGGACTTTTACACGCTTGAATTTAACGATGTAGGAGAGATCACCAGATGGTATGACAAATCCATGCAACGGGAGTGGCTGAAGCCGGGCGATAAAGCGAATGAGTTACAGTTTTTCCATGACAGGCCAACGTATTGGGATGCTTGGGATATTGATCCGCGGTTTGAATCGCAGCGAGCAGGAGTGGCAGAGCTGATCTCCAAAGAAGTAATACAGCGTGGAGTAACGCAGGATATCCTTCGGTTTCACTGGAAGTTAAACGAGTCGGAGATTCACCAGGATATTATCCTGTATCGTCATCAGCGACGTGTTGATTTCAAGACAAAGGTGAACTGGGCGGAGAGCCATAAGCTGCTTAAAGTGGCTTTTCCCGTTGATTTGGTATCAGCGAAAGCTGCCTATGAAATTCCGTTTGGTGCGCTGGAGCGGCCAACCCATAACAACACCAGCTGGGAGCAGGCCCAGTTTGAAGTGTGTGGTCACCGCTGGGCGGATATCTCAGAGGGCAATAGTGGTGTAAGCCTGCTGAACGATTGTAAATATGGATATGACATCAAGGATCAGACGATCCGTCTTTCTCTACTGCGTGCCCCTAAATGGCCGGATGAACATGCAGACCAGGGTGAGCATGAATTCACTTATTCTCTGCTGCCGCATCAGGGAGATTGGCGGGAAGCGGGGGTGGTGCGACGTGCGATGGAACTAAACCACCCGGTTCGGGTTGTTGCGAGTGAGCGACACTCTGGCACATTGCCAGCAGAGCACAGCTGGGTTCATTTCCATAGTGAACATGTCATTCTGGATACGATTAAGGCTTCCGAAGACGGTACGGGAACGGTACTTCGTTTCTATGAGTCATCTGGTGGAAGAGAAACGGTTGAGATTCAATGGGCTGACGCGCGTATACAGACGTCTGTAGTCAATCTGTTGGAGGATGAAATCATGCCACTAGCTTGTCATGAAGGGAAGTTTGAGCTGACGTTCAAGCCATATGAAATTCAAACCGTGAAGTTGGTCTCAGCAGATTAGTTTCAGGAAACCGGATAAGAAATGATCGGAGAAAAAGGAGTGACCGGGTAGGGGTCGAAAATTGTATAGAGCATTCCGTCCATCATGAAGGCTCACCAGGAATGAAAAATCAAATACCGATTTAACGGGAGGGTATGGCATGAAATTAACAAACAAGATTGGCGTGATCGTGGATAGCTTCGGTGTAGGTGTACGTGAAGGATTAAGCAAAGCGAAGGATGTAGGTGCAGAAGGCGTACAGATCTATGCAGTCCATGGAGAGATGGACCCTGAGAACCTCTCTCCGACAGCTCGTAAGGAGTTAAGAAGTTATATCGATTCTCTTGGTCTTGAAATTTCTGCCCTGGTCGGCGATTTGGGCGGTCACGGGTTCCAGGTCAAGGAAGATAATCCGTGGAAAGTAGAGAAGTCCAAGCGCATTGTAGATCTTGCTCTGGATCTAGGTACGAATATCGTCACAACACATATCGGTATTGTTCCGCACGATCCTTCCTCCGAAGTGTATGCCACACTGCATGCCGCATGTGAAGAACTGGGTCAATATGCCAAAAGCGCAGGAGCCTACTTCGCGATTGAGACGGGACCGGAAACGGCAGCAGACCTGAAAGGGTTTCTGGATACCCTGTCGACTAACGGGGTTTCAGTGAACTTTGACCCGGCGAACATGGTGATGGTTACCGGAGATGACCCTGCACGAGGTGTTCATCTGCTCAAGGATTATATTGTGCATACCCATGTGAAAGATGGTGTGCGCCTGAAGGAAGTAGACCCGAGGGACGTATACGGTGCAGTAGGATATGCGCCTATGGATCATGAGAAAATTGCCGAAATGGTCTCTTCCGGAACATTCTTCCGTGAGGTACCGCTGGGCGAGGGCAGTGTGGATTTTGACGCATACTTTGCAGCCCTTCGGGATATTGGCTACAAAGGTTATCTGACGATTGAACGCGAGGTAGGCGACCAGCCGGAACAGGACATTCGCAAAGCGGTTAAATTTATCCAACAATACCGATAGGGAGCTGAGCAGATGAAAGTGGGCCTGAGTACGTATAGCTTGTTGAACGATCTGAATTCGGGTGAAATGACGGTTCTGGATATCATCGACTGGATTGCCGCAAATGGTGGCGAGCATATGGAGATGGTTCCGTATGGCTATACCGTGGAGGACAATCCTGATCTCGCCGACGCCATTCGGGAGCGGGCTGCTTCTGCGGGTATTGAGCTGTCCAACTATTCGATGCCTGCGAATTTCGTGCAGGAGACGGAAGAAGCTTTTGAAGAAGAGATAGCTCGGGTCAAAAGACATGTCGATGTTGTACACCGGATGGGTGTAAAGCATATGCGTCATGACGTAACGGCGTTTACTTTGCCTAAGGAGAAAATGACCATTGCCTGGTTTGAGGAAAATTTGCCGCTGATGGTGAAGGGAAGCCAGATCATTGCTGATTATGCTGCACAGTTTGGCATTACAACAACCATTGAGAATCATGGCTTCAGTGTGCAGGCCAGTGATCGTGTGCAGCGTGTGCTTCATGCCGTAGATCGTCCCAACTTCAAAACGACACTCGATATCGGCAACTTCATGTGCGTGGATGAGAATCCGATTATCGGGGTCATGAAAAATCTGCCGTACGCTTCTCTGGTCCACTTCAAGGACTTTTATTTCCGCCCTTATGATGAGCATCCGGGTGAAGGGGAATGGTTCACAACCGCTTACGGCAACTTCCTGCGCGGTGCCATTGTTGGGCAAGGGGATATTCCAATTCGCAAAATTGTGAGGCTGATCAAAGACTCCGGTTATGATGGTAACATTACGATTGAGTTTGAGGGCATGGAGGAATGCAAATCTGCTTCCAAAATCGCCATGAGCAACCTGCGCCGCTTCTGGGAAGAGGCTTAGGGCAATCATTTAGTTTTACATTGTGGGGCCACTTTAAAGAAGTGGCTCTTTTTGCACTTCTTATGTTGGAAAATATACTCGTCTTTGTGTTAAATAAGTCATTATTCAGGGATGCCCAGTCCCGTGATTATGATAAAGTATAATAAAGCGAAGCGCTTTCATATTTTCTAATCAAGATAATTATAAATAATATTAATAGAAATGGAGAATGTAGATGACGAACTTATCGCTCGAAATTCAAAATGCGGACGGTGTGGTGCTCGAAACGCGGACGGACAGTGAACAAGTAAATCTTGTGTACAGACAGGCTTATGGATCAGGGGACAGCATCGTTCTAAGAAGCTCTGATGTAAACGTATATCTGATCATCCAGCTGGAGGATTCCATGAACCCGGCTTTCGTTTATTTTACAGGTGAGGAGTATCGTTATGCCATTCCTTTTGACGAGAAACGAGTGTCCTATTCACCAAAGTCATTTAAGGGTGACAAGCATGTTCTACATGCTCGGTTGGCTACACGTGAAGAGATTGAGGCATATAAAAATGTAGCGCTGAATCCTTATGATCAGCATGGAAACGAAAGCTGTTTTCCCCATGCCTCCGCCAACGTGGAAACCCGTGGAGAGTCCGTATTTGCAGCACGTAACGCCATTAATGGCAACAGCGCCAATGATTCACATGGCGAGTGGCCTTACGAATCTTGGGGGATCAACCAGCGGGATGATGCTGCCATTACAGTCAACTTTGGACGTACGGTGTCTATCGACAAAGTAGTCCTGACCTTGCGTGCAGATTTTCCCCACGATAATTTCTGGGAGCGGGTTACTCTTACCTTTTCCGATGGCAGCTCCGAGCAGGCCAGTTTGATCCAAACTCATAAACCACAAACGATCGCAATTCAGTCGAAGGACGTGGAATGGGTAACGTTAAGCGAACTGATCAATTCGTCAGATCCCTCTCCATTCCCGGCATTAAGTCAGTTCGAGGTGTTTGGTCGCGAAGCCTAAATTCATTAACATTAATTGGTTCTCGATAAGGATTAAGTTACGATCATCACAAGTATGGTATAATAGATCTATTCAGCCTGGAAAATGACTGGCTATGGATAGGGGAGATCACTGATCTATGCAGGTATTCGAGGACTGGAACCAGAAAGTGAAAAAAACGTTTAATGCTACGAATCCCGAGGTTGTATTGACGGTATCTGAAGCAGGGAGTTTGCTCGGTCTGACCAAAGATCAGATGAAACTTTATGTAGACAAGAATAAACTAACTAAGGTCCCGATCATGAGAAGTGTTCACCGATACCTCTTGTTGAAAAGTGAAATAGATAGCATCGTAAAAACGCGCTAACCTCATAGGATCGACCGCAGCCATTTTACCGACAGGATTCGGGAGAGTGGTTTTTTTTTGGAGATAGGAGGAACAGACCATGCTGAGCAAACTCTCGAGAGGGCTATACCATTGGGTGAATTGGAAATGGGTGGTGGCTTCAGTTGTTATTTTTGCATGCTTTATTGCATTCATTCTTCCCTGGCAGGCGGCGAAGTCGGAAGAAGTAACAGGAAGTGGAGAATCACCGGATACATCCTTCCTGTATTCGGCAAATGATCTCTACCAGATGGCTGAACAATATGGCGAAGAAGGGCGTAGCGCTTATATCCAGGCACGTTTTACATTTGATCTCGTCTGGCCGATCGTTTATCTGTTCCTGTTGTTGGTTTTGTTGTCTATTCTGTATCGAGTGATTCCGCCAGAGAATCGCTGGCGAAGGCTTAATTTGCTTCCAGTTGGAGGATGGGCCTTAGATATGCTTGAAAATGCAGGTGCCTCCTTGACGATGTATCGTTATCCTGTACATACTCCCGTGGTAGCAGAATTGACTCCGATTTTTACTCTGCTGAAATGGTGTCTCATCTCTGCCAGTTTTGCTGCGCTGGTACCGGGTATTATCCTAACAATCTTTCATTTCGCTCGCACAAACCGGGGATAAAATAAGGAATACAGGACAATCCTACCACTGGATGATTTTTGTGCCCCAGTACTGCTGGAAGTGGAATGATAGTGGTCAGAGCTCCTTTGGAGAGGGGAATTTGTTCTTAGAGGAGCCTGTGGAAATACCTTCTTGTCAATGGACAACCTATTCGTATATACTCTTGTCGCAAGTGGCAGGAATGGTTCAATTACATGATATCAAGGAGATGAAGCACGAATGGCGATTAGCTTGAATGTGTATCTTGTAACGGATGGTAACGGACGTGAAGCAGTAGAATTTTACAAAAAGGCATTTGGAGCGGAAGTGCTGGCTCTCCAGACATTTGGCGATGGTCCTTCCAACCCAGACCACCCCGTACCTCCCGAAGCGAAAGACCGCATCATGCATGCTTCTTTGCAGATTGGCAGTTCTGTACTGATGTTATCCGATACATTCCCTGGCATGCCTTATATTGTGGGTAATCATGTGAATGTTACGGTGAACACGGATACTGCGGATGAAGCCAAAGCAATTTTCAACCAGTTGCAAGACGGTGGTGAAGTGAAAATGCCGATCCAGGAAACATTTTGGAGTCCAGCCTACGGCATGGTTATCGATAAATTTGGCGTTCAGTTCCAGATCAGCTGTACAGCAGCCAACCATCAGTAAAATGTAAGTTAGTGTCTCTGACATAAAAGATAAAACTACAAAACCTCCAGGACATGAGTAACGTGTCTGGAGGTTTTTTTGTGACTCCTGCAAGGAGTGTGTATACTTGCTAATCTAAAAATTAGACTTCTTTCTGAATCTTGGAAGGATTATTGATTTTGTAGGGAACAGGGTTCTTGGTCAGCTTTTTCTTGATAATCTTTGCTTCAAAAGTAAGCACATCGCCAACCTCAAGCTCCTGCTTCTTGATCGTGGCACTGTGGCTGGACCAGGCTTCGCCAACGTCAATAACTTCGGGCTCGGTGATCGTAAGAGCTTCATAGATAATGACTTCATCATCATTGTCGGAGAAATGGTTCGGCACGGTCGTAAATTCCTTCACAACAGCGGACATTTTCACTTTACCCTCCGGCAATTCAATCTTAAGCGATTTAGCTTTACCTGCGGTTTTTGCCTTTGGTTTAGCAGCACTGCTTGTTGCGTTAGCGGGTCCAACATACTCTTCCACCAGACCATCAGGGTCGCCTTTTAGCTCGGAGGAGGTATCATCGTTATCCGTGTCCACATCCAGTTCGGAATCAAAGTCACTCATACCGGATGGAATCTTATCCGAATAGGAAGCAGTAACAG
This window of the Paenibacillus marchantiae genome carries:
- a CDS encoding alpha-mannosidase → MIRIQRFIQDLAQQQWTDTIELLEWQMQKAKYIRPGEYEYEQENAAVQSLNPLHSNHGTTYFLSKTVEIPANWEEDVVGLIFEAGGEGLLRVNGMPYHGLDRNHGYVPLPKSRVGTTPLLEIELYDPIPEPHDPLNRQAVIQPPIQGIRAALVRVNSSLQSLMYSITVLAESLRALPEKDLKRTRLIRDIHQVMDKMYNEPERWSEAAWVQHWEEWLAQSVQEEDPEEDRDGFMHLVGQSHIDIAWLWPVRETVRKSSRTFSTMCTLMDEYPEFVYSQSQPQLYAFVKEHYPELYERIKARIAEGRWELVGGMWVEPDLNIPSGESLVRQILYGQNFYQEEFGKRSNIEWLPDTFGYCASLPQLLKLADIPYFMTTKLNWNDTNVFPYDLFHWVGIDGTSVLAYLNHGVNEHTRPKDVDEHWQSYKQKDVHPEQMLLYGHGDGGGGVTNEMVAFAERSHFMVGQPISNFSTAGAFFEEISNNNPKLPKWHGDLYLELHRGTYTTHARNKRNNRKAEVLYREAEIWGQFAGVEAAQSKSDLDEGWKLIMLNQFHDIIPGTSIPEVYVTSMEEYTKVFALGTSAMDGTLGRIEDRIATDGFDGLSYVVFNSLGWERGEVVTITGDEKLSGIAAFDHQGNRLPSDLEANGDALTLSVYVRSIPAFGYTTLWLRHEPEANLPALKQDESFPSVWETDFYTLEFNDVGEITRWYDKSMQREWLKPGDKANELQFFHDRPTYWDAWDIDPRFESQRAGVAELISKEVIQRGVTQDILRFHWKLNESEIHQDIILYRHQRRVDFKTKVNWAESHKLLKVAFPVDLVSAKAAYEIPFGALERPTHNNTSWEQAQFEVCGHRWADISEGNSGVSLLNDCKYGYDIKDQTIRLSLLRAPKWPDEHADQGEHEFTYSLLPHQGDWREAGVVRRAMELNHPVRVVASERHSGTLPAEHSWVHFHSEHVILDTIKASEDGTGTVLRFYESSGGRETVEIQWADARIQTSVVNLLEDEIMPLACHEGKFELTFKPYEIQTVKLVSAD
- a CDS encoding sugar phosphate isomerase/epimerase family protein, which gives rise to MKLTNKIGVIVDSFGVGVREGLSKAKDVGAEGVQIYAVHGEMDPENLSPTARKELRSYIDSLGLEISALVGDLGGHGFQVKEDNPWKVEKSKRIVDLALDLGTNIVTTHIGIVPHDPSSEVYATLHAACEELGQYAKSAGAYFAIETGPETAADLKGFLDTLSTNGVSVNFDPANMVMVTGDDPARGVHLLKDYIVHTHVKDGVRLKEVDPRDVYGAVGYAPMDHEKIAEMVSSGTFFREVPLGEGSVDFDAYFAALRDIGYKGYLTIEREVGDQPEQDIRKAVKFIQQYR
- a CDS encoding sugar phosphate isomerase/epimerase family protein yields the protein MKVGLSTYSLLNDLNSGEMTVLDIIDWIAANGGEHMEMVPYGYTVEDNPDLADAIRERAASAGIELSNYSMPANFVQETEEAFEEEIARVKRHVDVVHRMGVKHMRHDVTAFTLPKEKMTIAWFEENLPLMVKGSQIIADYAAQFGITTTIENHGFSVQASDRVQRVLHAVDRPNFKTTLDIGNFMCVDENPIIGVMKNLPYASLVHFKDFYFRPYDEHPGEGEWFTTAYGNFLRGAIVGQGDIPIRKIVRLIKDSGYDGNITIEFEGMEECKSASKIAMSNLRRFWEEA
- a CDS encoding carbohydrate-binding protein, whose amino-acid sequence is MTNLSLEIQNADGVVLETRTDSEQVNLVYRQAYGSGDSIVLRSSDVNVYLIIQLEDSMNPAFVYFTGEEYRYAIPFDEKRVSYSPKSFKGDKHVLHARLATREEIEAYKNVALNPYDQHGNESCFPHASANVETRGESVFAARNAINGNSANDSHGEWPYESWGINQRDDAAITVNFGRTVSIDKVVLTLRADFPHDNFWERVTLTFSDGSSEQASLIQTHKPQTIAIQSKDVEWVTLSELINSSDPSPFPALSQFEVFGREA
- a CDS encoding VOC family protein, which encodes MAISLNVYLVTDGNGREAVEFYKKAFGAEVLALQTFGDGPSNPDHPVPPEAKDRIMHASLQIGSSVLMLSDTFPGMPYIVGNHVNVTVNTDTADEAKAIFNQLQDGGEVKMPIQETFWSPAYGMVIDKFGVQFQISCTAANHQ